The Treponema sp. J25 genome has a window encoding:
- a CDS encoding glycoside hydrolase family 16 protein, with protein sequence MKGIAINLKSLMGWNLSMLAVAAALGLSLVSCGASSVPDPQGAWVPPGYRLVWQDEFNYSGAPDSEKWGYSTGGNGWGNAEVQFYTDKRTNSYVDKGRLVIRAVNEGGMWTSARLKTQYKADWTYGYIEVRAKLPQGVGTWPAIWMLPSFDTYGGWPRSGEIDIMEHVGFDPEVVHTTVHTLAYNHKNGTQKNHHEKIPGVTTGFHIYAIEWTPQFIQWYIDGKPFFRFDNEGKTFAEWPFDIPFYLIMNVAIGGTWGGQKGIDPKLKEARMEVDYVRVYQK encoded by the coding sequence ATGAAAGGCATAGCTATCAATCTGAAAAGCCTGATGGGATGGAACCTGTCTATGCTGGCAGTTGCTGCGGCCCTGGGGCTTTCTCTTGTCTCCTGCGGCGCCTCTTCAGTTCCCGACCCCCAGGGGGCCTGGGTACCGCCGGGTTATCGGCTTGTGTGGCAGGACGAATTTAACTACAGCGGTGCCCCGGATAGCGAAAAGTGGGGCTATTCCACCGGAGGAAACGGATGGGGTAACGCGGAGGTGCAATTTTACACCGATAAGCGGACCAATTCCTATGTCGATAAGGGCCGCCTGGTCATTCGGGCCGTGAATGAGGGGGGCATGTGGACCAGCGCCCGCTTAAAAACCCAGTACAAGGCCGACTGGACCTACGGCTATATTGAGGTGCGGGCCAAACTTCCCCAGGGGGTGGGTACCTGGCCAGCCATCTGGATGCTCCCCTCCTTCGATACCTACGGAGGATGGCCCCGGTCCGGCGAGATCGATATCATGGAACACGTGGGATTTGATCCCGAGGTGGTCCATACCACGGTGCACACCCTGGCGTATAACCACAAGAACGGCACCCAGAAGAATCATCACGAAAAAATCCCCGGCGTTACCACGGGCTTCCATATCTATGCTATCGAGTGGACCCCCCAATTCATCCAGTGGTACATCGATGGGAAACCCTTCTTCCGCTTTGACAACGAAGGGAAAACCTTTGCCGAATGGCCCTTTGATATCCCCTTTTACCTTATCATGAATGTGGCCATCGGCGGTACCTGGGGTGGCCAGAAGGGCATCGATCCTAAGCTCAAAGAGGCTCGTATGGAAGTTGACTATGTGCGGGTCTATCAAAAATGA
- a CDS encoding FlgD immunoglobulin-like domain containing protein: protein MMGKQRKKRSFCIRWGILFFLITAGGAGSLWGQSPTPTKTWVAGSSGTWGTAAYWSGGTLPTTSDVVAIDGTSSVTLDADYTVNSVVFNQTNANTVTLYLNNHTLSVSGGSLNFGQSAGATTPSNVNIVGPGSIVVTGYLDANEKAINTINLYNGATISVSGTFWGNQNAGTSTTFNGDGSCSLSVGSMSGSGYNIIFNNMTIITGGITYYSPTTSAPPAAGTTITVTVTGTFPSGTQFRYTTTYRNTNATTTEQYDVAGVLITSSVVATNFPTTSGAGTFSFTIQYPGTVDPGDGLNVSLLAPSGVVLGTISFTQPAATTWTWDGDTSTDWSDSNNWDVGTVPTSTSVVVIPAGTTYSPVLTGNSVAASVTVNAGATLDLNGYNLTGLSSFTNNGTVRLKGTEGVSGTKVNVSGSTVEYYGSAANPVWGASYQNLAVSGGGSLSLANVTATVAGDCTIGSGASLTIGAYNLTINGTFSNAGTIILSGAGRPNKNDTTQGTVRYTVAGGTITDFGATDYYNLELNGAGAFTATDPLSVVNSLTVTNSNGVTFDDTVSAGSVVLTATTGTIAFNGSLTATSLTTAAAGYNVALNGGGSITNGVTFNNTGTLTIGSGFTFTGGVTATAPSQVNLAETIATGGGAGQNISLGDAGTPVVLVANTTLSAGSGNITLGGALSGAYTLGLSAPGGAVTMASTDGTPTGLTSTSAAFTTTGSVTVVSGSAISITTDQIALGGTLGNGGAGAITLQPASDTTTIGLYDSGGTFNLTATELGYLTTTGTVTIGRTTGTGAIIIGGSGAIDLSAKSFNLVIEGTSSSVTFAAYTLTLGSGQTLTFSNGGNISAAAGATHVSIGGAAGTVAFSQVGNVGASGAALATNVGVIRASAAGDIYISEANAVQLGDGTGGVTTSGGLIDIVAGGAITFGNTVTTTGTGTSISLNATAGGIAVSQNIFAANNSQITLTAGGGGSITRTAGTVGASGSTSLLVLSAGGAIGASGAALVTNVGTIRASAGGDIYISEANAVQLGDTSGPVTTSGGVINITAAGNITTGIWASGDIISTTGGTGSITITTTAGGTMSLSDTVASAEGGLVTLTNAGALTISAPITARGGFTQNGAGAVSLAANITTTGDGVSFLRAVTLGAGVAIDTTNAGANPAGGNINFQNTLSGAYNITLASGTSGAITVSGNVGATPLTPLGVLSITNCNGASFNGSVSAASFSINGVSAGQTVTVVGALNLTTGLTTAGGNYNIALNAGAVGQTSVIAGTTTFNNTGTLTLGNDAGDSITFTGGVTATAPSQVNLAGTIATGGGTGENISLGDTDTSVVLVANTTLNTETSGTVTIGTTVSIPTNTTLDLTSSNFNVTEIDFTDNTSIFRLTGNQTTHTITTLDTSQGIVEYYGAAGTIFATDFGSAPGNNYPSLRIAAGSGTKTLAGDIVVHGNWTNAAGFAGFNSQAGTVIFTGSAEIDNTIEIRGSNEWYIFECTTAGLKILFENTASPTIQRIKAGGVFRVKGAAGSGNSITLERLNNTGTPANPPTGTDDQHFWFFELIPGATLDMEYVKVYYSNARKYPVSIPSTVDAYPYSTYYCYKWLKNWFAIYSYTEDSDYNGKIDRLRVECEGFVGDDFSGFQVEVKNRDTGEAYQVTGYSRPEVGPNFYIYLQEKPYLDGGAVLLWRVVQNTTLVDGSMGDKFVGNLESNNSTLKDTSDGDFGDWMITIDTVWPVVGYTLALPGQNQVFIHFSEPVVTSTGDMPGESNLGLNSGLTVVSGSGNGIREALGDVATPPTASDIAAGSINLTFTGTLKDMGQEPYWEALYYNQVIGAPDPSYPPSSGYTATPSTYNRSATRPAFDLQGGAGKTSHRISDVLISVPPASAADDRYFVWPLWARDSVTIEVAESQYETAFPTGSDAAGQTIGLVRDFTGTQWLRDQDITMQVRVNPDLSPTNLSLHFDASAASSFRATAANGPVGLWLPVFNNGGLSGAAFSGIVPWPNDSSHGGGTSLYAGTKQGAVLPASALWNFNIPASDPRVRSVSTLDFFFTLDNGSITADPLYVARLDVAPGAVIPADWYRRVRPFSFDIHDVTKQRSSATILNNVIDPTKGERVRLSYQLTKAGQVTIQVFTLDGDLVQVLYRGYREAGDYTVSWDGKNRGGRVVARGMYFIRIVGPDIDEIRKVMVVKE, encoded by the coding sequence ATGATGGGCAAACAAAGAAAAAAGAGGTCTTTCTGTATTCGATGGGGTATTCTGTTTTTTCTCATAACCGCAGGGGGGGCAGGGAGCCTCTGGGGGCAGTCTCCAACCCCTACCAAGACATGGGTTGCCGGCTCCAGTGGGACCTGGGGGACTGCAGCATACTGGAGCGGGGGGACCCTTCCTACCACTAGTGACGTGGTAGCCATAGATGGGACTTCGTCGGTTACCCTCGATGCGGACTATACGGTGAATAGTGTTGTCTTTAATCAAACTAACGCCAATACGGTAACCCTCTACTTAAACAACCATACTTTGAGCGTATCGGGGGGGAGTCTCAATTTTGGACAGAGTGCCGGAGCAACTACTCCGAGTAATGTGAATATTGTGGGGCCCGGTTCCATTGTGGTTACGGGCTATCTGGATGCGAATGAAAAGGCTATCAATACCATAAACTTATATAACGGGGCAACTATTTCTGTTTCGGGAACCTTCTGGGGTAACCAGAACGCAGGCACCTCGACCACCTTTAACGGCGATGGGAGTTGCTCCCTTTCGGTGGGAAGCATGTCGGGTTCGGGGTACAACATCATCTTTAATAACATGACTATTATAACGGGGGGCATTACGTACTATTCTCCCACTACCTCGGCACCCCCCGCCGCGGGAACTACTATTACCGTCACCGTAACGGGTACTTTCCCTAGCGGAACCCAGTTTCGGTACACCACTACCTATCGTAACACAAACGCTACCACCACCGAACAGTATGATGTCGCAGGGGTCTTAATTACAAGTTCCGTGGTGGCCACGAATTTCCCTACTACTTCAGGGGCAGGGACATTTTCGTTTACGATTCAATATCCTGGCACGGTAGATCCGGGAGATGGTCTTAATGTATCCCTTCTTGCTCCTTCGGGTGTGGTGCTGGGAACCATATCCTTTACCCAACCTGCAGCCACAACCTGGACTTGGGATGGGGATACGAGCACCGACTGGAGTGACAGCAATAACTGGGATGTGGGGACCGTTCCTACGTCTACCTCTGTAGTGGTTATTCCCGCAGGAACCACCTATAGCCCCGTGTTAACGGGGAATAGTGTAGCAGCCTCAGTAACAGTTAACGCTGGGGCAACCCTTGATCTTAACGGTTACAATCTCACGGGCCTTTCGAGCTTTACCAATAATGGAACGGTTCGTCTTAAAGGTACTGAAGGCGTAAGTGGAACCAAAGTAAATGTCAGCGGCAGTACGGTAGAGTACTATGGATCTGCTGCTAATCCGGTGTGGGGAGCGAGCTATCAGAACCTTGCGGTTTCTGGTGGCGGCTCTCTATCTCTTGCTAATGTAACTGCGACGGTGGCAGGGGACTGTACCATCGGTTCTGGTGCAAGCCTTACCATAGGTGCTTATAACCTTACCATAAACGGCACCTTCAGCAATGCGGGAACGATAATCCTGAGCGGTGCCGGCCGGCCGAACAAGAACGACACTACCCAGGGCACCGTGCGGTACACCGTTGCGGGCGGTACGATCACCGACTTTGGGGCGACCGACTACTATAACCTGGAATTGAATGGTGCGGGGGCGTTTACAGCGACGGATCCTCTCAGTGTTGTAAATAGCCTTACGGTGACCAACTCGAATGGGGTTACGTTTGACGATACGGTGAGCGCCGGATCGGTGGTGCTGACTGCGACGACGGGGACAATAGCATTTAACGGCAGTTTGACGGCGACGAGCTTAACGACGGCGGCTGCGGGGTACAACGTTGCGCTGAATGGCGGCGGGAGTATAACAAACGGGGTAACGTTTAATAATACGGGGACGCTGACGATAGGGAGTGGATTTACGTTTACCGGCGGGGTGACGGCGACGGCGCCGAGCCAGGTTAATCTTGCGGAGACCATAGCAACTGGTGGCGGGGCAGGGCAGAACATAAGCCTGGGGGACGCAGGTACGCCAGTGGTTCTGGTGGCGAACACGACCCTGAGCGCGGGATCGGGGAATATTACACTGGGCGGGGCTTTAAGCGGAGCCTATACGCTTGGTCTATCCGCTCCTGGGGGGGCTGTAACGATGGCCTCCACGGACGGAACCCCCACAGGTCTTACCAGTACCTCGGCTGCCTTCACAACCACCGGTTCGGTAACGGTAGTATCGGGGTCAGCCATATCCATCACAACGGACCAGATCGCCCTTGGGGGCACTCTGGGAAATGGCGGCGCAGGGGCGATTACCCTGCAGCCCGCCTCTGACACAACCACCATCGGGCTATACGATTCCGGGGGTACCTTCAACCTTACGGCGACGGAGTTGGGCTACCTTACCACAACCGGGACCGTCACCATCGGGCGAACTACCGGGACGGGGGCCATCATCATTGGCGGGTCGGGAGCTATCGATTTGAGTGCAAAGTCTTTCAATTTGGTGATAGAAGGAACCTCAAGTTCGGTCACCTTTGCGGCGTATACCCTTACCCTTGGTAGTGGCCAGACCCTTACGTTTTCCAACGGCGGGAATATTTCGGCTGCCGCAGGTGCCACCCACGTCAGTATCGGCGGTGCGGCGGGCACGGTGGCTTTCTCCCAGGTAGGAAACGTGGGGGCGAGCGGCGCAGCCCTGGCCACCAATGTGGGGGTTATCCGTGCCAGTGCGGCTGGTGATATTTATATAAGCGAAGCGAATGCGGTACAGCTCGGGGACGGTACTGGCGGAGTAACGACGAGCGGCGGGCTCATCGATATTGTTGCCGGCGGGGCCATCACCTTTGGAAATACGGTGACCACCACAGGGACAGGAACCTCGATAAGTTTGAATGCGACCGCAGGGGGGATCGCCGTCTCCCAGAACATTTTCGCGGCAAACAATTCCCAGATTACCCTTACGGCGGGCGGAGGCGGGAGCATTACCCGAACTGCCGGGACTGTGGGGGCGAGCGGAAGCACGAGTCTATTGGTGCTGAGTGCAGGGGGAGCGATCGGGGCTTCTGGGGCTGCCCTGGTGACCAATGTGGGAACGATCCGGGCCAGCGCGGGGGGGGACATTTATATAAGCGAAGCGAATGCGGTACAGCTCGGGGATACCAGCGGGCCGGTAACAACTTCGGGTGGGGTCATCAACATCACCGCGGCGGGGAACATTACCACCGGTATCTGGGCGAGCGGGGATATCATCTCCACGACCGGCGGAACTGGAAGCATCACGATTACCACCACCGCCGGCGGTACCATGAGCCTTTCTGATACGGTGGCAAGCGCCGAGGGGGGCCTCGTGACCCTGACCAACGCAGGGGCCCTTACTATCTCCGCTCCCATCACCGCCCGGGGCGGCTTTACCCAGAATGGAGCGGGGGCGGTAAGCTTGGCTGCCAACATTACTACCACGGGGGACGGGGTGAGTTTCCTTCGGGCCGTGACCCTCGGGGCTGGTGTCGCCATCGACACAACCAATGCCGGGGCTAATCCCGCCGGGGGGAACATCAATTTCCAGAACACTTTGAGTGGAGCTTATAATATAACCCTGGCCAGCGGTACAAGCGGTGCGATTACCGTCAGCGGGAATGTGGGCGCCACGCCTCTCACGCCTCTTGGGGTTCTTAGTATTACAAACTGTAACGGCGCAAGCTTTAACGGGAGTGTTAGTGCGGCCAGTTTTTCGATAAACGGGGTGAGTGCGGGGCAAACCGTGACGGTTGTGGGAGCCCTGAACCTGACAACTGGCCTTACCACGGCAGGTGGAAACTATAACATAGCCTTGAATGCTGGAGCGGTGGGGCAAACCTCCGTAATTGCCGGAACGACGACCTTTAACAACACGGGGACGCTGACCCTGGGGAACGACGCGGGTGACAGCATCACCTTTACCGGCGGGGTAACGGCGACGGCGCCGAGCCAGGTTAATCTTGCGGGGACCATTGCGACCGGCGGCGGAACGGGAGAGAACATAAGTCTTGGGGATACTGATACGTCGGTAGTTCTGGTGGCCAACACGACCCTCAATACCGAAACTTCCGGCACCGTAACTATAGGTACCACCGTAAGCATTCCTACAAATACCACCCTAGATCTCACTTCTTCTAATTTCAATGTTACTGAAATTGACTTTACAGATAATACGAGTATTTTCAGGCTTACCGGAAATCAAACAACCCACACGATTACAACGCTGGATACCAGCCAGGGTATTGTCGAATATTACGGTGCTGCGGGCACAATCTTTGCGACAGATTTCGGCTCTGCGCCGGGCAATAACTATCCCAGTCTCCGTATTGCTGCAGGATCGGGCACCAAAACCCTGGCGGGCGATATTGTTGTACACGGTAACTGGACGAATGCGGCAGGTTTTGCGGGTTTTAATAGCCAAGCAGGAACCGTTATCTTTACCGGCAGTGCCGAGATCGACAATACAATAGAAATCCGCGGATCCAACGAATGGTACATCTTTGAGTGTACTACGGCGGGGCTTAAAATATTGTTTGAAAACACCGCGAGCCCCACCATTCAGCGGATAAAGGCCGGAGGTGTTTTCCGGGTAAAGGGAGCTGCTGGCAGTGGCAATTCTATTACCCTCGAGCGGCTAAACAACACGGGCACTCCCGCCAATCCCCCTACAGGGACAGATGACCAGCATTTCTGGTTCTTTGAGCTTATTCCCGGTGCAACGCTGGATATGGAGTATGTAAAGGTCTATTACTCCAATGCCCGGAAGTATCCGGTTTCGATCCCTTCAACAGTAGACGCATATCCCTACAGTACCTACTATTGCTATAAATGGCTAAAGAATTGGTTTGCCATTTATAGTTATACCGAAGACTCGGACTATAACGGTAAGATCGACCGGCTCAGAGTAGAATGTGAAGGTTTTGTGGGCGATGATTTTTCGGGTTTCCAGGTGGAAGTAAAGAACAGAGATACCGGCGAAGCCTACCAGGTAACCGGGTACAGCAGGCCCGAAGTTGGCCCCAATTTCTATATATACCTCCAGGAAAAGCCCTACCTGGACGGAGGGGCGGTGCTGCTGTGGCGGGTAGTGCAGAACACAACCCTGGTGGACGGTAGTATGGGTGATAAATTTGTGGGCAACCTGGAAAGCAACAACTCAACCCTAAAAGATACTTCTGATGGGGATTTTGGAGACTGGATGATCACCATCGATACGGTCTGGCCGGTGGTGGGCTACACCCTGGCCCTGCCGGGTCAAAATCAGGTCTTTATCCACTTCTCTGAACCGGTGGTTACGAGTACGGGTGATATGCCCGGCGAATCAAATTTGGGATTGAATAGCGGTCTTACGGTTGTTTCAGGGAGCGGCAATGGCATCCGGGAAGCCCTGGGAGACGTGGCCACACCCCCAACTGCGTCAGACATTGCTGCGGGATCGATAAACCTCACTTTCACGGGAACTTTAAAAGATATGGGGCAGGAGCCTTATTGGGAAGCGCTATATTATAATCAGGTCATCGGTGCCCCTGACCCATCTTACCCGCCTTCTTCTGGCTATACCGCAACGCCTTCAACGTATAACCGTTCTGCAACCCGGCCGGCCTTTGACCTGCAGGGCGGTGCGGGAAAGACATCCCACCGGATCTCCGACGTCCTTATTTCGGTGCCCCCGGCCAGTGCGGCGGACGATCGTTACTTTGTCTGGCCCCTTTGGGCCCGGGACAGCGTGACCATCGAGGTTGCCGAGTCCCAGTACGAGACTGCCTTCCCCACGGGGAGCGACGCCGCAGGCCAGACCATTGGCCTCGTGCGGGACTTTACGGGAACCCAGTGGCTGCGGGACCAGGACATTACCATGCAGGTCCGGGTAAATCCTGACCTGTCGCCGACGAACCTCTCCCTCCATTTTGATGCAAGCGCGGCCTCCAGTTTCCGGGCCACCGCGGCCAATGGGCCGGTGGGCCTCTGGCTCCCGGTCTTTAACAACGGCGGACTTTCGGGGGCGGCCTTCTCCGGCATCGTTCCCTGGCCCAACGATAGCAGCCACGGGGGCGGCACAAGCCTTTATGCTGGCACTAAACAGGGGGCGGTTCTGCCAGCCAGTGCTCTCTGGAACTTTAATATTCCCGCTAGCGATCCCCGGGTGCGGAGCGTCTCTACCCTGGACTTCTTCTTTACCCTGGATAACGGCAGCATCACCGCCGATCCCCTCTATGTGGCCCGTCTCGATGTAGCGCCTGGGGCGGTGATCCCCGCCGACTGGTACCGCAGGGTGCGGCCATTCAGCTTTGATATCCACGATGTCACCAAGCAGCGGAGCAGCGCCACCATATTGAACAACGTCATCGATCCAACTAAGGGCGAGCGGGTGCGGCTTTCTTACCAGCTTACCAAGGCAGGACAGGTTACCATCCAGGTCTTTACCCTGGACGGGGACCTCGTGCAGGTCCTGTACCGGGGCTACCGCGAAGCTGGAGACTATACCGTAAGCTGGGACGGAAAGAACCGGGGCGGCCGGGTTGTTGCCCGGGGCATGTACTTTATCCGCATCGTAGGCCCCGACATCGACGAAATCCGCAAGGTCATGGTGGTAAAGGAATAG
- a CDS encoding methyl-accepting chemotaxis protein, with protein sequence MKLRSKFSLSILAVLVVGFGISLLVNEINISATMRKQITEKMKLMVQKYIGDFNSYTERQIATARTLARIGGIAADALRDKKGITPQMVIDMLLSQLAFQPLAGGGLFYDKGVIPGYEFFAPYGVYRDGKFQFDATYMNYNYVIEDWYTAALPLNHDRQKPLPKEYIVTEPYLYLLQGQKLEDIPPDKRTSTIYITVDCPIMDNTNRILGLATADLTLGFLEELLKDVKITENSELFVLDPVTSRYLYAQNRDSIFKPYRKLGPQNSEEVVVLPWIDQLQKVSPDGSVLIAEHIRVNGNASTIYYGATNLGYLFTFVVPDREAFREMHGALMQFRLATIMVSMVILLVLLVLMNSITVPIISIMGQAHTVAEGKLWNRIDEKNAKRTDEIGDLARSLQGMTEQLSQMVAKVRDASYQIVTASQEMSLSAQNLSAGASEQASVGEEVASSVEEMTSSITMTAENARQTEKIARTAAEGALQSKETVQNAIEVMHQIAEKIVVIEEIARQTDLLALNAAIEAARAGEHGKGFAVVSQEVRKLAERSKNAAKEIIALSQKTVSVSSETGKILETLVPDIQKTAALVQEISTAAAEQSAGIGQINLAMSQLDQVIQQNAALSEEIASTAEGLADMARELQRMMDFFQLKASS encoded by the coding sequence ATGAAACTGCGTTCAAAATTTTCTCTGAGTATTCTGGCGGTACTGGTGGTTGGCTTTGGTATTTCTTTGTTAGTGAACGAGATAAATATTTCTGCCACCATGAGAAAGCAGATTACCGAAAAGATGAAGCTCATGGTGCAAAAATACATAGGGGACTTTAATTCTTACACGGAGCGGCAGATTGCCACGGCGCGGACCCTTGCCCGGATAGGGGGGATTGCCGCTGATGCGTTACGGGATAAAAAGGGGATAACTCCCCAAATGGTTATCGATATGCTCCTATCCCAGCTTGCCTTTCAGCCCCTGGCTGGCGGAGGTCTCTTTTATGATAAGGGGGTTATCCCGGGCTATGAGTTTTTTGCTCCCTATGGGGTATACAGGGATGGAAAATTTCAATTTGATGCTACCTACATGAACTATAACTATGTGATAGAAGATTGGTATACCGCCGCCTTACCGCTGAACCATGACCGCCAGAAGCCCCTTCCAAAGGAGTATATTGTTACCGAGCCCTATTTGTACCTATTACAGGGGCAAAAACTGGAGGATATACCGCCGGATAAGCGAACCAGCACCATCTATATCACCGTGGATTGTCCTATCATGGATAACACTAATCGTATTCTTGGGCTTGCCACGGCAGATTTAACCCTGGGATTTTTGGAAGAACTGCTAAAGGATGTAAAGATAACAGAAAACTCCGAGCTTTTTGTGCTGGACCCGGTGACTTCCCGGTACCTGTATGCTCAGAATCGGGATAGCATTTTTAAGCCCTATCGAAAGCTGGGGCCCCAGAATTCAGAAGAAGTGGTGGTGCTCCCCTGGATAGACCAGCTTCAGAAGGTATCGCCCGATGGAAGCGTTCTCATAGCAGAACATATCCGGGTAAATGGCAATGCTTCTACCATCTACTATGGGGCTACGAACCTGGGGTATCTTTTTACGTTTGTCGTACCTGACCGGGAAGCCTTCCGGGAGATGCATGGGGCCCTGATGCAGTTCCGCCTGGCCACCATTATGGTTTCGATGGTTATTCTTCTTGTATTGTTGGTTTTAATGAATAGCATTACGGTTCCCATTATTTCCATCATGGGACAGGCCCACACGGTGGCGGAGGGGAAACTCTGGAACCGGATCGATGAGAAAAACGCAAAAAGGACCGACGAAATAGGAGACCTGGCCCGATCGCTTCAGGGTATGACGGAGCAGCTTTCTCAGATGGTGGCTAAGGTCCGGGATGCATCCTATCAGATTGTTACCGCCAGCCAGGAGATGAGCCTGTCTGCCCAAAATCTTTCTGCGGGGGCCTCGGAGCAGGCGTCGGTGGGAGAAGAGGTGGCCTCTTCGGTGGAAGAGATGACCTCCAGCATTACCATGACCGCCGAAAATGCGCGACAAACGGAAAAAATTGCCCGGACGGCCGCCGAAGGGGCCCTCCAGAGCAAAGAGACCGTGCAGAATGCCATCGAGGTGATGCATCAGATTGCGGAAAAGATAGTGGTAATAGAAGAAATTGCCCGCCAAACCGACCTTTTGGCCCTGAATGCGGCAATTGAGGCGGCCCGGGCAGGGGAGCATGGGAAGGGCTTTGCGGTGGTGTCCCAGGAGGTGCGGAAGCTCGCTGAACGGAGTAAGAATGCGGCCAAGGAGATCATCGCCCTTTCCCAAAAGACCGTTTCTGTTTCGAGCGAAACAGGGAAGATCCTGGAAACCCTCGTGCCGGATATTCAAAAGACGGCGGCCCTGGTCCAGGAGATCAGCACCGCCGCGGCCGAACAAAGCGCGGGGATTGGGCAGATTAACCTTGCCATGTCCCAACTGGATCAGGTGATACAACAGAACGCGGCCCTGTCGGAAGAAATTGCCTCCACCGCAGAGGGTTTGGCTGATATGGCCCGGGAACTCCAGAGGATGATGGACTTTTTTCAGCTTAAAGCCTCATCATAG
- a CDS encoding pyridoxal phosphate-dependent aminotransferase: MAIAEHIKKAQESGSWIRKMFEEGAALKKLYGADRVFDFSIGNPDIEPPPAFHEALVALATEDAPGSHGYMPNAGFPDVREAIARKVQREQKVPATSSHVVMSVGAAGGLNVVFKAILNPGDEVIVSRPYFVEYGSYIANHGGKMVLVPSTTDFDLDVEAIRQALTEKTAAVLINSPHNPTGRVYPESTIRSLAAVLEAHGKSCGRWPYLVADEPYRDIVYGAIEVPPILSAYRESIVVTSYSKSLSLPGERIGYIAVNPAMAQVEEVVGAFAYATRVLGFVNAPALMQRVVARLTESRVDVGIYARRRDAFTAVLEKAHIPYVPPEGAFYLFCQVPPRTKETLPDGAAAELPLDVQFVQHLKQYRILAVPGSGFGAPGYIRLAYCVDESIIRRSEEAFLVAMKEW, encoded by the coding sequence ATGGCAATCGCAGAGCACATCAAAAAAGCCCAGGAGTCGGGATCCTGGATCCGCAAGATGTTCGAAGAAGGGGCGGCCCTTAAAAAACTATATGGCGCCGATAGGGTCTTTGATTTTTCCATTGGGAATCCTGATATTGAGCCCCCGCCGGCATTTCACGAGGCCCTGGTTGCGCTGGCCACGGAGGATGCCCCCGGGTCCCACGGCTACATGCCGAATGCGGGCTTCCCCGATGTGCGGGAAGCCATTGCCCGAAAGGTACAACGGGAACAGAAGGTGCCTGCCACGTCTTCCCATGTGGTGATGAGCGTGGGCGCCGCCGGGGGCCTGAACGTGGTATTCAAGGCGATTTTGAATCCCGGGGACGAGGTGATTGTGAGCCGCCCCTATTTTGTGGAGTACGGTTCCTATATTGCCAACCATGGGGGAAAGATGGTGCTGGTTCCCAGCACCACCGATTTCGATCTGGATGTGGAGGCCATTAGGCAGGCCCTGACGGAAAAAACCGCGGCGGTTCTTATCAATTCGCCCCATAATCCCACCGGGCGGGTGTATCCGGAGTCGACGATCCGTTCCCTGGCGGCCGTGCTGGAGGCCCACGGAAAATCCTGCGGTCGCTGGCCCTACCTGGTGGCCGATGAGCCCTATCGGGATATTGTCTATGGGGCTATCGAAGTGCCCCCGATCCTTTCGGCCTATCGGGAATCTATCGTGGTTACCAGTTACTCTAAGAGCCTTTCTCTCCCGGGAGAGCGGATTGGCTACATCGCGGTGAATCCCGCCATGGCCCAGGTGGAGGAGGTGGTGGGAGCCTTTGCCTATGCGACGCGGGTGCTGGGCTTTGTCAATGCACCGGCGTTGATGCAGCGGGTGGTGGCCCGCCTTACCGAAAGCCGGGTCGATGTGGGAATTTACGCCCGGCGCCGGGATGCCTTTACCGCTGTCCTTGAAAAGGCCCACATCCCCTATGTGCCGCCGGAAGGGGCTTTTTATCTGTTCTGTCAGGTGCCGCCCCGCACAAAGGAGACCCTGCCCGATGGAGCCGCGGCGGAACTCCCGCTGGATGTGCAGTTTGTCCAGCACCTGAAACAATACCGGATCCTCGCCGTGCCAGGGTCGGGCTTTGGCGCGCCAGGTTATATTCGCCTTGCCTACTGTGTGGATGAAAGTATCATTCGGCGTTCCGAAGAGGCCTTCCTCGTGGCAATGAAGGAGTGGTAA